From Candidatus Ozemobacteraceae bacterium, a single genomic window includes:
- a CDS encoding protein kinase — MADYNGKRAGNYTIVQKLGDGGFATVYLAQHTVLEKKAAVKFLLEEWINEPDVVSRFFDEARTMERLKESPNIVEIIDIASKEICEREGLPPYFIMEYIDGKSLEAKIHSDEGFTLEFIVDVISTALKALSHCHAKGVIHRDIKPSNILLTSDGRGKLTDFGIAKAKLNTSKTGSGLTLGSTDYMSPEQALGKRDMDHRSDIYSIGVTLYEMVVGTLPFVSDNPNSVALMHIQEPPKPPIEVNPACPPRLNSIILKAMEKKREDRFQTCEEMIEALKRMDEPEEPVTADVESVDLSTMPSEMPEDGLKEKTESDIADSVSKRTTKVTQALASQPVRNTMFMVGLVVLFTISFLGVLKGYMVYTQGILVVESVPPGATVLVDGKQIGSSPFSLTLAPGTYKIGYDLPGYHSQSVRADLQARATLRISRQLRKIVADLDKKAAAVFDDLPAAGSVDPKKAKQVAQQQDALQDIDRFLDQWKQEPDVHLAWERYAAEKGYLAHAEQYYQVRSAQNAGNILFTTMLGRIQMARGNMKESLDTLTKAWYIDQNDILMLNSLGDYFRKENNREKAKQYYDLSLFLDPDQTAILQIVKQL, encoded by the coding sequence GTGGCAGACTATAACGGCAAGCGGGCCGGCAATTACACCATCGTCCAGAAACTGGGCGACGGGGGATTTGCCACCGTGTATCTCGCCCAGCACACGGTGCTCGAAAAAAAGGCGGCCGTCAAATTCCTTCTCGAGGAATGGATCAACGAGCCCGACGTCGTCAGCCGCTTCTTCGACGAAGCCCGAACCATGGAGCGGCTCAAGGAAAGCCCGAATATCGTCGAGATCATCGATATCGCGAGCAAGGAGATCTGCGAGCGCGAGGGGCTTCCGCCCTACTTCATCATGGAATACATCGACGGGAAATCCCTCGAGGCGAAGATTCACTCTGATGAGGGCTTCACGCTCGAATTCATCGTCGATGTTATTTCCACCGCCCTGAAAGCCTTGTCGCATTGCCATGCCAAGGGCGTCATCCATCGCGACATCAAGCCCAGCAACATCCTTCTGACCTCCGACGGCAGGGGCAAACTCACGGACTTCGGCATCGCCAAGGCGAAACTGAACACCAGCAAGACGGGGAGCGGTCTCACGCTCGGCTCGACCGATTACATGTCCCCCGAGCAGGCCCTCGGCAAGCGCGACATGGATCATCGGTCGGACATCTACTCGATCGGCGTCACCCTCTATGAAATGGTCGTCGGAACCCTGCCGTTCGTTTCCGACAACCCGAATTCCGTCGCCCTGATGCACATCCAGGAACCACCGAAGCCGCCGATCGAAGTGAATCCGGCCTGCCCGCCGCGCCTGAACAGTATTATTCTTAAAGCTATGGAAAAGAAGCGGGAAGACCGCTTCCAGACCTGCGAAGAGATGATCGAAGCCCTCAAGCGGATGGACGAACCGGAAGAGCCCGTTACCGCCGACGTCGAGAGCGTCGATCTTTCCACCATGCCGTCGGAGATGCCCGAAGACGGCCTGAAGGAAAAGACCGAGTCCGATATCGCCGATTCCGTCTCGAAACGGACGACGAAGGTGACGCAGGCCCTTGCCTCGCAACCGGTCCGCAACACGATGTTCATGGTCGGACTCGTCGTCCTCTTCACGATCTCCTTCCTCGGCGTGCTCAAGGGCTACATGGTGTATACCCAGGGCATTCTCGTCGTCGAGTCCGTTCCGCCGGGCGCTACGGTCCTGGTCGATGGAAAACAGATCGGCTCGAGTCCGTTTTCTCTGACGCTCGCTCCAGGCACCTACAAGATCGGTTACGATCTCCCGGGATACCATTCGCAGTCCGTCAGGGCCGATCTCCAGGCGCGCGCGACCCTCAGGATCAGCCGCCAACTCCGGAAAATCGTCGCGGATCTCGACAAGAAGGCCGCTGCCGTCTTCGACGATCTCCCGGCCGCAGGTTCCGTTGATCCGAAAAAAGCCAAGCAGGTTGCCCAGCAGCAGGACGCCCTTCAGGACATCGACCGGTTCCTCGACCAGTGGAAGCAGGAACCGGATGTCCATCTCGCCTGGGAACGCTATGCGGCGGAAAAGGGCTACCTGGCGCATGCCGAGCAGTATTACCAGGTTCGCTCCGCCCAGAACGCAGGCAACATCCTCTTCACGACGATGCTCGGCCGTATCCAGATGGCCCGCGGCAACATGAAGGAGTCGCTGGACACGCTCACGAAGGCCTGGTATATCGACCAGAATGATATCCTGATGCTGAACTCGCTCGGAGACTATTTCCGCAAGGAAAACAACAGGGAAAAGGCGAAGCAGTATTACGACCTTTCCCTGTTTCTTGATCCCGATCAGACGGCAATCCTCCAGATCGTAAAACAGCTGTAA
- a CDS encoding penicillin-binding protein 1A, with protein MIRPHEQEPLETQNIDDVENDDEEESLSVTQWIIGWLWFLFKLGFALTVIAIIVVTGAIIGIVKGFSEQIPIVSDRSYRPNLTTQLFDCKGRPLASLHAEENRTRILAANEIPDKMRHAVIAIEDERFYQHYGIDVVGIMRAMAKNVQAGKVVQGASTLTQQLVKNAFLTSEKTLKRKLIEAMMAFQLERKYSKEEILTLYLNEIYFGHGAYGLDAASRIYFNKDPKDLNLLECAALAGIPKSPVAFSPFKYPENNRQRRELVLAKMVELGFISPGEYEEAKKLQLVLAKEKTETMLAPYFVTYVRDKLLEKYGANLVYNGGLKVYTTVDIDYQRYAEEAMDNAEIMKSRPIEKDPGMNGSLVCIDVRTGHIKAMYGGRSFERSQFNRVSQALRQPGSSFKPFVYGCALENGALPGDIIVDEPISYTNPWTHKVWAPKNYDLKFHGPVTLIKAVTNSFNVPAVRVLDKLTAAKVIRFARKLGVSSPMEPNLSLALGSGQFTPLEMASAYAVFANQGIYTTPVAITKVEDRDGNILEESLPHAREVMKAVHAAMLVDMLRSAVEKGTGKRAMVPGHAVAGKTGTTNDYVDAWFNGFTPELVTIVQFGYDMPKTLGAKKAGGTVAAPVWHDFMVKVLKDYPKSDFPVPDGGVRLKICMTSGKPASPGCPKEVVNGQVYPIEAVPKNECHIHSGGGTFAIDNEEGVEFASGLTADTVSQNFAPDPDFFQADYRKPDVPARTGNVQPPMVGVAPGYVADDEEDGDDDLANAEAVGDDEEEQNEPREPGVFIQPETPAR; from the coding sequence ATGATCAGACCGCATGAGCAAGAGCCTCTCGAAACGCAAAACATCGACGACGTCGAGAACGACGACGAAGAAGAGTCCCTGTCCGTAACCCAGTGGATCATCGGGTGGCTCTGGTTTCTCTTCAAACTCGGATTCGCCCTGACCGTCATCGCGATCATCGTCGTGACGGGCGCCATCATCGGAATCGTCAAGGGATTTTCCGAACAGATCCCCATCGTCTCTGACCGCTCCTACCGGCCGAACCTGACCACCCAGTTGTTCGACTGCAAGGGCCGCCCCCTGGCGTCGCTCCATGCCGAAGAGAACCGCACGCGCATACTCGCGGCGAACGAGATTCCCGACAAGATGCGCCATGCCGTCATCGCGATCGAAGACGAACGCTTCTATCAGCATTACGGCATCGACGTCGTCGGCATCATGCGCGCAATGGCGAAAAACGTGCAGGCGGGAAAAGTCGTGCAGGGCGCTTCCACGCTCACCCAGCAGTTGGTGAAGAACGCGTTCCTCACAAGCGAGAAGACGCTGAAACGCAAACTCATCGAGGCGATGATGGCGTTCCAGCTCGAGCGTAAATACTCCAAGGAAGAGATCCTGACGCTGTATCTCAACGAGATCTACTTCGGACACGGGGCCTACGGCCTCGATGCCGCCTCCCGGATTTATTTCAACAAGGATCCGAAGGACCTGAACCTGCTCGAATGCGCCGCGCTCGCCGGCATTCCGAAAAGCCCGGTCGCGTTTTCCCCGTTCAAATATCCCGAGAACAACCGTCAGCGCCGCGAGCTCGTCCTCGCGAAGATGGTCGAGCTCGGCTTCATTTCCCCGGGCGAATACGAAGAGGCGAAGAAACTTCAGCTCGTTCTCGCCAAAGAAAAGACCGAGACGATGCTCGCGCCGTATTTCGTCACCTACGTGCGCGACAAACTCCTGGAAAAATACGGCGCGAATTTGGTCTATAACGGTGGTCTGAAGGTCTATACCACCGTCGATATCGATTATCAGCGATATGCCGAAGAAGCCATGGATAACGCCGAAATCATGAAATCCCGGCCGATCGAGAAAGACCCGGGTATGAACGGGTCTCTGGTCTGCATCGACGTCAGGACCGGCCACATCAAGGCCATGTACGGCGGCCGCAGTTTCGAACGCTCGCAGTTCAATCGCGTCTCTCAGGCCCTGCGCCAGCCCGGTTCGTCGTTCAAGCCCTTCGTCTACGGTTGCGCTCTCGAAAACGGGGCCCTTCCCGGCGACATCATCGTGGACGAGCCGATCAGTTATACCAACCCCTGGACGCACAAGGTCTGGGCACCGAAAAACTACGATCTCAAGTTCCACGGTCCGGTCACCCTGATCAAGGCCGTCACGAACAGTTTCAACGTGCCTGCGGTGCGCGTGCTCGACAAGCTGACGGCGGCGAAAGTCATCCGGTTCGCCCGGAAACTCGGCGTCAGCTCGCCGATGGAACCGAACCTCTCGCTCGCCCTCGGATCGGGCCAATTCACCCCCCTGGAAATGGCCTCCGCATACGCCGTCTTTGCAAACCAGGGAATCTACACGACGCCGGTCGCCATCACAAAGGTCGAGGACCGCGACGGCAACATCCTGGAAGAGTCCCTGCCGCATGCCCGCGAGGTAATGAAGGCCGTTCATGCCGCCATGCTCGTCGATATGCTCCGCTCGGCCGTCGAGAAGGGAACGGGAAAGCGCGCCATGGTTCCCGGCCATGCCGTTGCCGGGAAGACCGGCACCACGAACGATTACGTCGACGCCTGGTTCAACGGGTTCACGCCTGAACTCGTGACGATCGTCCAGTTCGGATACGACATGCCCAAGACGCTCGGCGCCAAGAAGGCCGGCGGCACGGTGGCGGCCCCGGTCTGGCACGATTTCATGGTAAAGGTTCTCAAGGATTATCCGAAAAGCGATTTCCCCGTCCCCGACGGCGGCGTTCGCCTGAAAATCTGTATGACGAGCGGAAAGCCGGCTTCGCCCGGTTGTCCGAAGGAAGTCGTCAACGGCCAGGTGTATCCCATCGAGGCCGTGCCGAAAAACGAGTGCCACATCCACTCCGGCGGCGGCACGTTCGCGATCGATAACGAGGAAGGCGTGGAGTTCGCGTCGGGCCTCACCGCCGATACGGTCTCTCAGAACTTCGCTCCCGATCCGGACTTTTTCCAGGCCGACTACCGGAAGCCCGACGTGCCCGCCCGAACGGGGAACGTCCAGCCGCCGATGGTCGGCGTCGCTCCTGGGTATGTCGCGGATGACGAGGAAGATGGCGACGACGATTTGGCCAACGCCGAGGCCGTCGGCGACGACGAGGAAGAGCAGAACGAACCGCGCGAGCCCG
- a CDS encoding AAA family ATPase, with protein MIDLKTFPFFSTLPRHEVEKLKNTCRIQKYTSGTKILLEGEEVKEILLVVEGQVSVVKTHEGRKKTLFTLDPGDTYGEVEVLNGTPALTTLIGYQDFQILFIPKIDVLRLIGLNAGFARELRYQYTRRASILLEQGMSKAPLGQVITFYNAKGGAGKSVLSANTGVLLAKKWRKRVVLLDLNLAFGDQAILLSLPNDRNIYELLTQGGPLRPEKIESQLTVHKSGLKVLLPPPLPEYAEKIRIEFIEQIIESLRTNYDYIIIDTHNQLSELELRLLEISDLILLIMTMELTFVKNTKLLLELFQRMKIPREKVKVVLNRAFKTLGLEPSRVENSLRYAISYFIPSEGDIVIPSINKGSPFVLDTPENSPLKLSVEKLCQCLVGEEPDKGTWNMFSMIKDVFGL; from the coding sequence ATGATTGACCTGAAAACGTTTCCGTTTTTCAGCACGCTTCCGCGCCACGAGGTCGAGAAGCTCAAGAACACCTGCCGCATCCAGAAATACACCTCCGGAACGAAAATTCTCCTCGAAGGCGAGGAGGTCAAGGAGATCCTGCTCGTCGTCGAAGGCCAGGTTTCCGTCGTCAAGACCCACGAGGGCCGCAAGAAAACGCTTTTCACCCTCGATCCGGGAGACACCTACGGCGAAGTCGAAGTCCTGAACGGAACCCCGGCCCTCACCACGCTGATCGGGTATCAGGACTTCCAGATCCTGTTCATCCCCAAGATCGACGTTCTCCGCCTGATCGGCCTCAACGCCGGCTTCGCCCGGGAACTCCGCTACCAGTACACCCGACGCGCATCGATCCTGCTCGAGCAGGGCATGAGCAAGGCGCCTCTCGGGCAGGTGATCACGTTCTACAACGCCAAAGGCGGCGCCGGCAAATCTGTCCTGTCGGCGAACACGGGAGTCCTGCTCGCGAAAAAGTGGCGAAAACGCGTCGTCCTGCTCGATCTCAACCTGGCTTTCGGCGACCAGGCGATCCTCCTCAGCCTGCCGAACGACAGGAACATTTACGAGCTACTCACACAGGGCGGCCCGCTCAGACCCGAGAAGATCGAAAGCCAGCTGACCGTCCACAAATCCGGCTTGAAAGTCCTGCTCCCGCCGCCGCTCCCGGAATACGCCGAGAAGATCCGCATCGAATTTATAGAGCAGATTATTGAATCGCTCCGGACGAACTACGACTACATCATCATCGACACGCATAACCAGTTGTCGGAACTCGAACTCCGGCTCCTCGAAATCAGCGACCTGATCCTGCTGATCATGACGATGGAGCTCACCTTCGTGAAGAACACGAAACTGCTCCTCGAGCTGTTCCAGCGGATGAAAATCCCGCGCGAGAAGGTGAAGGTGGTTCTCAACCGAGCCTTCAAGACGCTCGGTCTCGAGCCCTCCAGGGTCGAAAATTCGCTCCGCTATGCCATCAGCTACTTCATCCCGAGCGAGGGCGACATCGTCATCCCCTCGATCAACAAGGGGTCGCCGTTCGTGCTCGACACGCCCGAAAACTCGCCCCTCAAGCTGTCGGTCGAGAAGCTGTGCCAGTGCCTCGTCGGCGAGGAACCCGACAAGGGCACCTGGAACATGTTCTCGATGATCAAGGACGTCTTCGGCCTGTAA
- a CDS encoding folylpolyglutamate synthase/dihydrofolate synthase family protein — protein MDFTSAIEWLSSRDLITGPFGLHRMEFLAERLGNPQHDVPCVVIGGTNGKGSVTVLLESMVASGNVYQTGATVSPHLVSLTERIRIQTGHLPEAEWARGVEALLDIVKLMEREPSIGAPSFFEIITALALWSFRETDRDLAFVEVGLGGRLDATNIIHPEVSVITNIGTDHQELLGSDRPSIAREKLGIVRPKVPLITGESDPEILRLFGDVCREKKIPLHPVGNSRGFRLLESTPTGHRLILDGRDAETFLPLPGEHQLKNLAIALEVIACLRKHGFDLPPDDIAGGVESVCWPGRLQWIDGAPPVLLDGAHNEEGLSSLTAYLDAFPPKRPLHVVFGALQKKPVSRMAAELAKRADSLAFVAPSTPRALSPEDFRALVLPSDPRWVLHETLDAALNAGAASGTILVTGSLYLVADYLRTHPHDHV, from the coding sequence ATGGACTTCACGAGCGCGATCGAGTGGCTTAGCAGCCGCGATCTCATCACGGGCCCCTTCGGGCTTCACCGCATGGAGTTCCTGGCCGAGCGACTCGGCAACCCCCAGCATGACGTGCCCTGCGTCGTCATCGGCGGCACGAACGGGAAAGGATCGGTCACGGTCCTTCTCGAGTCGATGGTTGCTTCGGGAAACGTCTACCAGACAGGCGCAACCGTTTCGCCCCATCTCGTCTCGCTAACCGAACGCATTCGCATCCAGACGGGCCACCTACCCGAGGCGGAATGGGCCCGCGGCGTCGAAGCCCTTCTGGATATCGTGAAACTGATGGAACGCGAGCCCTCGATCGGAGCCCCGAGCTTTTTCGAGATCATCACGGCCCTGGCCCTGTGGTCGTTCCGCGAAACGGACCGCGATCTCGCGTTCGTCGAAGTCGGCCTCGGGGGCAGGCTCGACGCCACGAACATCATTCACCCCGAGGTATCCGTCATCACCAACATCGGAACGGATCATCAGGAGCTTCTCGGCAGCGATCGTCCCTCGATCGCCCGAGAAAAGCTCGGCATCGTTCGCCCCAAGGTGCCCCTGATCACCGGTGAATCCGACCCGGAAATCCTCCGGCTGTTCGGCGATGTCTGCCGCGAAAAGAAGATTCCGTTGCATCCGGTCGGAAACTCCCGGGGCTTCAGACTCCTCGAAAGCACACCGACGGGGCACCGGCTGATCCTCGACGGCCGCGATGCGGAAACCTTCCTGCCGCTCCCCGGCGAGCACCAGCTGAAGAATCTCGCGATCGCCCTCGAAGTGATCGCCTGTCTCCGGAAGCACGGGTTCGACCTTCCGCCCGATGATATAGCAGGAGGTGTAGAATCTGTTTGCTGGCCGGGGCGACTGCAGTGGATCGACGGCGCGCCCCCCGTCCTGCTCGACGGTGCGCACAACGAGGAAGGACTCTCCTCGCTCACGGCATATCTCGACGCGTTTCCCCCGAAGCGGCCGCTCCACGTCGTTTTCGGCGCCCTGCAGAAGAAACCGGTTTCGCGCATGGCGGCCGAATTGGCGAAACGCGCCGACTCGCTGGCGTTCGTCGCGCCGTCGACCCCGCGAGCCCTTTCCCCGGAAGATTTCCGGGCGCTGGTTCTTCCGTCGGACCCCCGCTGGGTACTGCACGAAACGCTCGATGCCGCCCTCAACGCCGGCGCCGCGTCCGGCACGATCCTCGTGACGGGGTCGCTGTATCTCGTCGCCGACTATCTCAGGACCCACCCGCATGACCACGTTTGA
- a CDS encoding Stp1/IreP family PP2C-type Ser/Thr phosphatase, with protein sequence MEYKVFGKSDIGKVRSNNEDAFLTTDKDGVFLVADGMGGHKAGEVASNITRDVISSKLIQQEVGDNVEALIREAFLAANEKVRATASGNTDQQGMGCTCVLLMLRDQNFFVAHVGDSRIYLFRKGQLKQVTRDHSYVEELFIRGLINEEEKKGHPYRNQITRYIGCSSKLEVDITSGPVWNGDVFLLCSDGLTEEVKDDKIEEIFSKNLEPDATANMLVEEALKNGGRDNVSVVIVQVTSKKTSFFKKLLGW encoded by the coding sequence GTGGAATACAAGGTTTTCGGTAAATCCGATATCGGGAAGGTCCGCTCGAACAACGAGGACGCCTTCCTTACAACCGATAAAGACGGAGTTTTTCTCGTTGCCGACGGCATGGGAGGCCACAAAGCCGGTGAAGTCGCGTCGAATATCACCAGGGACGTGATCTCCTCGAAACTCATCCAGCAGGAGGTCGGCGACAACGTCGAGGCTCTGATCCGCGAGGCGTTCCTCGCCGCGAACGAGAAGGTGCGCGCGACCGCCTCGGGCAACACCGACCAGCAGGGGATGGGCTGCACCTGCGTTCTTCTCATGCTCCGCGATCAGAACTTCTTCGTCGCCCATGTCGGCGACAGCCGGATCTACCTCTTTCGGAAAGGCCAGCTCAAACAGGTCACCCGCGACCACTCCTACGTCGAGGAGTTGTTCATTCGCGGCCTGATCAACGAAGAGGAAAAGAAGGGCCACCCCTACCGCAACCAGATCACCCGCTATATCGGCTGCTCGTCGAAGCTCGAGGTCGACATCACATCCGGACCGGTATGGAACGGCGACGTGTTTCTGCTGTGCAGCGACGGCCTTACCGAGGAAGTGAAGGACGACAAGATCGAGGAGATTTTTTCGAAGAACCTCGAACCCGACGCAACGGCGAACATGCTCGTCGAAGAGGCCCTGAAAAACGGCGGCAGGGACAACGTGTCGGTCGTCATCGTTCAGGTGACGTCCAAGAAAACCAGCTTTTTCAAAAAACTCCTCGGCTGGTGA
- a CDS encoding DUF1343 domain-containing protein: MTTFDYGLEAFLSATDVGGRLGLVTNATALDRRGVHLVDRLADHPRLKLTAIFTPEHGFGADAPDGEAVASSTHQRYRVPIHSLYGPRKTPSAEELNGIDLLAYDIQDVGVRFYTYISTLRNTMEAAAEREIPFHVLDRPDLLGGIDVEGPMLQAGFESFVGHLPIPLRYGLTPGELARWWNSRLERAAALTVWQCQGYRRGTAFEQLGVPWVKLSPSMRSTATARFYPGTCLYEGTNLSEGRGSEAPFQILGAPWADPDAWIEALAPLLPADVRVSPVTFRPTFSKFEGEACRGIRLDTGSPLLHDAFGIGIMTLSAFMRSHPGRIEFTTRPSLPHPFFDHLAGNSWVREALLAGAPPSEIVARANAEHQAFAAERQSFWLYSGS, translated from the coding sequence ATGACCACGTTTGACTACGGGCTCGAAGCGTTTCTCTCGGCGACCGACGTCGGCGGGCGTCTCGGCCTCGTCACCAACGCGACGGCTCTCGACCGGCGCGGCGTCCACCTCGTCGACCGGCTCGCCGATCACCCCCGCCTCAAGCTGACAGCCATCTTCACCCCCGAGCACGGTTTCGGGGCGGATGCGCCGGACGGCGAAGCCGTGGCGAGCTCGACGCACCAGAGGTATCGCGTTCCCATCCACAGCCTCTACGGTCCCCGAAAAACGCCGTCGGCGGAGGAATTGAACGGCATTGACCTGCTGGCTTACGATATCCAGGACGTCGGTGTGCGCTTCTACACGTATATCTCGACCTTGAGAAACACGATGGAAGCCGCGGCGGAGCGCGAAATCCCCTTTCACGTCCTCGACCGTCCCGACCTGCTGGGCGGCATCGACGTCGAGGGGCCGATGCTTCAGGCCGGCTTCGAATCCTTCGTCGGACACCTTCCGATCCCGCTCCGATACGGACTCACGCCGGGCGAGCTGGCCCGCTGGTGGAATTCCCGTCTCGAACGTGCGGCGGCCCTCACCGTCTGGCAGTGCCAAGGCTATCGGCGCGGAACCGCCTTCGAGCAGCTTGGCGTTCCCTGGGTGAAACTCTCGCCGAGCATGCGTTCGACCGCCACCGCCAGGTTCTACCCGGGCACGTGCCTGTATGAAGGCACGAACCTCTCCGAAGGCCGGGGCTCCGAGGCGCCGTTCCAGATTCTCGGCGCGCCGTGGGCCGACCCCGATGCCTGGATCGAAGCTCTCGCGCCGCTCCTGCCGGCTGACGTACGCGTCTCGCCGGTCACGTTCAGGCCGACCTTTTCGAAGTTCGAGGGCGAGGCATGCCGGGGCATCCGCTTGGACACCGGCTCGCCGCTCCTGCACGATGCGTTCGGAATCGGTATCATGACCCTGTCGGCCTTCATGCGATCGCATCCCGGACGTATCGAGTTCACGACACGACCCAGCCTCCCGCACCCGTTTTTCGACCACCTCGCCGGCAATTCCTGGGTCAGGGAAGCGCTGCTGGCCGGGGCTCCCCCGTCCGAGATCGTCGCCCGTGCGAACGCCGAACATCAGGCGTTCGCGGCCGAGAGGCAGTCGTTCTGGTTGTATTCCGGCTCATGA
- a CDS encoding SH3 domain-containing protein — translation MKARYLILSLLMLMTAVTMPVVAGENPFSGKQVKIDDEAQAATAPALPVIKEGQRVKGTIDVSTSLNVRSGPWGEVLGSLGPGDKVTIVGQLGDWYKIEYNGKTAFVHSTYVLRDGEPKKTLPKSGWVNARLGLNVRRVPGGDIIGTLKDQQSVEILGATKDWYKIKYGDNEAFVSRQYIDTDQPAAPASNVEKNDFIGYVTADIGLNVRTAPWGAIDTTLPYGIAVRVTGKVDDWYQIEYNGKTRYVHSNYVTKNRNEVTGGPGSPSTSAPPTTASSGSLQQRIVSEARKLIGSTRFRTADVDYGNLACAKVVTTALKNAGAIDSVSLNCRSTVDMLHAEGWKDVSAPPYKEGDVILWKTYDYTGDGVKDPDTHIGIIVKEGNSYMAMNNSSRLRTPRLSEPSSIGPVTRVMRKS, via the coding sequence ATGAAAGCCAGATACCTCATATTGTCACTTCTGATGCTCATGACAGCCGTCACGATGCCCGTCGTGGCAGGCGAGAACCCCTTCTCCGGCAAGCAGGTCAAGATAGACGACGAGGCGCAGGCCGCGACGGCACCGGCACTTCCCGTCATCAAGGAAGGCCAGCGCGTCAAGGGAACGATCGATGTCTCGACTTCGCTGAACGTGCGTTCCGGCCCCTGGGGCGAGGTCCTCGGATCGCTCGGCCCCGGCGACAAGGTCACCATCGTCGGCCAGCTCGGCGACTGGTACAAGATCGAATACAACGGAAAGACCGCGTTCGTGCACTCCACCTACGTGCTCCGCGACGGCGAGCCGAAAAAGACCCTTCCGAAAAGCGGATGGGTGAACGCCCGCCTCGGGCTCAACGTGCGGCGCGTCCCGGGCGGCGACATCATCGGCACCCTGAAAGACCAGCAATCCGTCGAGATCCTCGGCGCGACCAAGGATTGGTACAAGATCAAATACGGCGACAACGAGGCCTTCGTTTCCCGCCAGTATATCGACACCGACCAGCCGGCCGCCCCGGCCTCGAACGTCGAGAAGAACGACTTTATCGGATATGTAACGGCAGATATAGGTTTGAACGTGCGAACCGCCCCGTGGGGAGCGATCGATACCACCCTGCCATACGGCATCGCCGTGCGCGTCACGGGCAAGGTCGACGACTGGTACCAGATCGAATACAACGGGAAAACGCGGTATGTGCATTCCAATTATGTCACGAAGAATCGCAACGAGGTTACCGGGGGGCCCGGCTCTCCTTCGACCTCCGCTCCTCCGACGACGGCATCTTCCGGCTCTCTGCAGCAGAGAATCGTGTCTGAAGCCAGGAAGCTGATCGGCAGCACCAGGTTCAGGACCGCCGACGTCGATTATGGCAATCTCGCCTGCGCCAAGGTCGTCACCACGGCCCTCAAGAACGCCGGCGCGATCGACAGCGTCTCCCTCAACTGCCGATCGACGGTCGACATGCTTCACGCGGAGGGCTGGAAGGACGTTTCGGCGCCTCCCTACAAGGAAGGCGACGTCATTCTCTGGAAAACGTACGATTACACCGGCGACGGCGTGAAAGACCCCGACACGCACATCGGCATCATCGTGAAGGAAGGCAACAGCTACATGGCGATGAACAACTCGTCCCGTCTCCGCACGCCGCGCCTCTCCGAACCTTCGTCGATCGGGCCGGTCACCCGGGTCATGCGGAAAAGCTGA